A stretch of the Lactuca sativa cultivar Salinas chromosome 9, Lsat_Salinas_v11, whole genome shotgun sequence genome encodes the following:
- the LOC111898221 gene encoding TOM1-like protein 6 yields MMPMLPFSPSPSVISAYARVDKATSEFLNCPDWRINIGICDTINSRQWLAKDYIKALRTRLQHKNPNVQLLSLTLLETLVKNCSENIHGQMAERKILHEMIKIVKKKAHMRVREKILVLIDTWQEAFTGRGGKTAQYLHAYEELRRYGVDFPRRSSNSVPIITPPISHGHSQASSSSRHDPTASSSETLSFSTLDAMRSVMDVLSEMLQAVDPKDRMAVKDEVIVDLIDQCRSNQKKLGQMLASTTDEELLRQGLQFNDMLQQTVEKHDAIASGSPIPVNHPPDSNNSRMKQVENTQVNSNPIVHGEIEEEGNDSASMATRHNGTQNEEKPVADPPLTMAMVLSDPPPPPPAHKKSSEDMIDFLSITLSPASTSPSNVGQMPPDSPVLENQTQVPSSSYVVPWASTQGQPEFDAQVPTFQASQQQSDYIPPPWAPTPGYYCNPYSPTTCSGVRTASYYNTSPTGSSPGSGLNQYIPSYRLFEDLNVLGNVRTTGAPGTSGPSMVRK; encoded by the exons ATGATGCCCATGCTTCCATTTTCACCATCACCATCAGTGATATCAGCTTATGCTCGAGTCGATAAAGCCACCAGCGAATTCTTAAATTGTCCTGATTGGCGGATCAATATCGGAATATGTGACACAATCAATTCTAGACAATG GCTTGCAAAAGACTACATTAAAGCTCTTAGAACTAGATTACAACACAAGAATCCAAATGTTCAACTACTCTCCTTAACG CTGTTGGAAACATTGGTGAAGAACTGTAGTGAAAACATTCATGGACAAATGGCTGAGAGGAAAATACTTCATGAGATGATCAAAATTGTTAAGAAAAAG GCGCATATGCGTGTAAGGGAGAAAATCTTGGTGCTGATAGACACGTGGCAAGAAGCATTTACGGGTCGTGGAGGAAAAACCGCTCAATATCTCCATGCTTATGAGGAACTAAGG CGTTATGGTGTTGATTTTCCCCGAAGATCATCAAATTCGGTTCCTATTATTACACCTCCAATTAGCCATGGACATTCTCAAGCTAGTTCCTCATCAAGACATGATCCCACAGCTTCCTCAAGCGAGACTTTGAG TTTCTCGACTTTGGATGCTATGAGGAGTGTTATGGATGTTTTATCAGAAATGTTGCAAGCAGTTGACCCAAAAGATCGTATG GCTGTAAAAGATGAAGTAATCGTTGATCTTATTGATCAATGTCGATCAAACCAGAAGAAACTTGGACAAATGTTAGCTTCTACAACCGATGAGGAGCTTCTCCGGCAAGGTCTTCAATTCAACGATATGTTGCAACAGACTGTTGAGAAACATGATGCTATTGCATCGGGTTCCCCGATTCCTGTAAATCATCCACCTGATTCAAACAATTCTCGTATGAAACAAGTGGAAAACACACAAGTAAATTCGAATCCGATAGTTCATGGTGAAATAGAGGAAGAAGGAAACGATTCTGCTTCAATGGCTACCAG GCATAATGGAACTCAAAACGAAGAAAAACCTGTGGCGGATCCACCATTGACTATGGCTATGGTTCTCTCcgatcctccaccaccaccaccggcgCATAAAAAGAGTTCGGAAGACATGATTGATTTTTTGAGCATCACGTTGTCACCGGCGAGTACTTCTCCGTCAAACGTCGGCCAAATGCCTCCGGACTCACCCGTTCTGGAAAACCAAACACAAGTCCCGTCGAGCAGCTATGTCGTGCCATGGGCGTCGACTCAAGGTCAACCGGAATTCGACGCACAAGTGCCCACTTTTCAGGCGTCTCAACAGCAATCGGACTACATTCCTCCGCCGTGGGCGCCGACTCCTGGTTATTATTGCAACCCATATTCTCCCACCACGTGTTCAGGTGTACGAACGGCGTCGTATTACAACACTAGTCCTACTGGTTCTAGTCCGGGTTCGGGTTTGAACCAGTATATTCCTTCGTATCGACTTTTTGAAGATCTTAATGTGCTTGGAAACGTGAGAACAACCGGCGCGCCGGGGACTTCTGGGCCGAGTATGGTCAGGAAGTGA